The following coding sequences are from one Carettochelys insculpta isolate YL-2023 chromosome 5, ASM3395843v1, whole genome shotgun sequence window:
- the TMEM38B gene encoding trimeric intracellular cation channel type B isoform X2: protein MRLGAVEVSRQSPIACWFSAMLYCFGGSVLSSLMLAEPPVGFLANSTNVFLASSVWYLVFYCPHDLAYRCFSFLPLRLMVAGMKEVTRTWKITAGVAHANSHFKNAWLVMVAVGWARGAGGGLISNFEQLVRGVWKPESNELLKMSYPVKVTLVGAVLFTLQHSQNLPITRHNLMFFYTTFLVVVKVTMMVTQSAVSPFAPFESVLGRMLFGWQQTPSKVKGEARVSSNGTSSVCDHTAGEASESTKKRHAKKTE, encoded by the exons ATGAGACTGG gagcagtggaagtgtcacgCCAGAGTCCGATTGCTTGTTGGTTTAGTGCTATGCTGTACTGCTTCGGTGGGTCTGTTCTGTCTTCCTTGATGCTTGCAGAGCCTCCAGTGGGGTTCCTTGCCAACAGCACAAATGTCTTCCTGGCTTCTTCAGTCTG GTATCTTGTATTTTATTGTCCGCACGATTTAGCCTACAGATGCTTTTCCTTTCTGCCTCTTCGACTGATGGTTGCAGGAATGAAAGAAGTCACTAGGACTTGGAAGATAACAGCAGGAGTTGCACATGCAAATAGCCACTTCAAAAATGCCTGGCTTGTCATGGTAGCTGTTGGCTGGGCCAGAG GAGCTGGTGGTGGCTTAATCTCTAACTTTGAGCAGTTGGTGAGAGGTGTTTGGAAACCTGAAAGCAATGAACTTCTGAAGATGTCCTA ccctgtGAAAGTGACTCTGGTGGGTGCAGTTCTCTTCACCTTGCAACATTCTCAGAACCTTCCGATAACAAGACATAACCTTATGTTTTTTTACACCACCTTTCTAGTGGTTGTAAAG GTTACTATGATGGTGACACAATCTGCAGTTTCTCCATTTGCTCCTTTTGAGTCTGTGCTGGGCCGCATGCTCTTTGGTTGGCAACAGACTCCATCTAAAGTAAAAGGCGAGGCCAGAGTATCTTCCAACGGAACTTCTTCAGTCTGTGACCATACTGCTGGAGAGGCCAGTGAAAGCACTAAGAAAAGACATGCAAAGAAAACTGAATAA